A region of Alosa alosa isolate M-15738 ecotype Scorff River chromosome 17, AALO_Geno_1.1, whole genome shotgun sequence DNA encodes the following proteins:
- the LOC125310715 gene encoding small integral membrane protein 30-like: protein MAPTLEFFAVAMYSLLVFMAIIPSAAAIDGGDAVALLLGMTITVVGFCACLGWYARKRNGQF, encoded by the coding sequence ATGGCTCCCACGTTGGAGTTCTTTGCTGTAGCTATGTACTCGTTACTTGTATTTATGGCAATAATACCGTCGGCTGCAGCAATTGACGGTGGCGATGCAGTGGCGCTGCTACTCGGAATGACCATTACTGTGGTAGGCTTCTGTGCCTGCTTGGGGTGGTATGCGCGGAAAAGAAATGGACAGTTTTGA
- the gpr85 gene encoding probable G protein-coupled receptor 85, with translation MIPPSMANYSHAGDHNILQNVSPLATFLKLTSLGFIIGVGVVGNLLISILLVKDKSLHRAPYYFLLDLCASDILRSAICFPFVFTSVKNGSAWTYGTLTCKVIAFLGVLSCFHTAFMLFCVSVTRYLAIAHHRFYTKRLTFWTCLAVICMVWTLSVAMAFPPVLDVGTYSFIREEDQCTFQHRSFRANDSLGFMLLLALILLATQLVYLKLIFFVHDRRKMKPVQFVPAVSQNWTFHGPGASGQAAANWLAGFGRGPTPPTLLGIRQNSNAAGRRRLLVLDEFKTEKRISRMFYIMTFFFLALWGPYLVACYWRVFAGGPVVPAGYLTAAVWMSFAQAGVNPFICIFSNRELRRCFSTTLLYCRKSRLPREPYCVI, from the coding sequence ATGATCCCTCCATCTATGGCGAACTATAGCCATGCAGGGGACCACAACATCTTGCAGAATGTCTCTCCTCTCGCCACATTCCTCAAACTGACCTCCCTGGGGTTCATCATTGGCGTCGGCGTCGTGGGAAACCTGCTCATCTCCATCCTGCTTGTCAAAGACAAGAGCCTGCACCGGGCGCCCTACTACTTCCTGCTGGACCTGTGCGCCTCGGACATCCTGCGCTCAGCAATCTGCTTCCCCTTTGTGTTCACCTCGGTCAAGAATGGCTCGGCCTGGACGTACGGCACGCTCACCTGCAAAGTGATCGCCTTCCTGGGCGTGCTCTCGTGCTTCCACACGGCCTTCATGCTCTTCTGTGTGAGCGTCACGCGCTACCTGGCCATTGCTCACCACCGCTTTTACACCAAGCGGCTTACCTTCTGGACGTGCCTGGCCGTCATCTGCATGGTCTGGACGCTGTCGGTGGCCATGGCCTTCCCGCCGGTGCTGGACGTGGGGACGTACTCGTTCATCCGCGAGGAGGACCAGTGCACGTTCCAGCACCGCTCGTTCCGCGCCAACGACTCGCTGGGATTCATGCTCCTGCTGGCCCTCATCCTGCTCGCCACGCAGCTGGTCTACCTCAAGCTCATCTTCTTCGTGCACGACCGCCGGAAGATGAAGCCCGTCCAGTTTGTGCCCGCCGTCAGCCAGAACTGGACCTTCCACGGCCCCGGCGCCAGCGGCCAGGCGGCCGCCAACTGGCTGGCCGGCTTCGGGCGCGgacccaccccacccactctGCTCGGGATCCGCCAGAACAGCAACGCGGCAGGCCGGCGCCGGCTCCTGGTGCTGGACGAGTTCAAGACGGAGAAGCGGATCAGCCGGATGTTCTACATCATGACGTTCTTCTTCCTGGCGCTCTGGGGGCCCTACCTGGTGGCCTGCTACTGGCGGGTTTTCGCTGGCGGACCGGTGGTGCCCGCCGGCTACCTGACTGCCGCCGTCTGGATGAGTTTCGCCCAGGCAGGGGTCAACCCCTTCATCTGCATTTTCTCCAACAGGGAGCTCCGGCGCTGCTTCAGCACCACCTTGCTCTACTGCAGAAAATCCAGGTTACCTAGGGAACCCTATTGTGTTATATGA